The proteins below come from a single Seriola aureovittata isolate HTS-2021-v1 ecotype China chromosome 23, ASM2101889v1, whole genome shotgun sequence genomic window:
- the LOC130164299 gene encoding uncharacterized protein LOC130164299 has product MSAVFVILLCVSQHASGVEVYEGAESVLLPCQVNVSVSKDSTVVWSREELKGSFVHACDQRGDDLKDQNQEYRDRTSMRTDALQTGDLSLTLRRPTIRDSSTYTCIIREFGLELSREEVQLMVTEPPPVWPKVLPGVLIPLVLLVLLAAAGVMYKRRKDREADDVVEVESGAESVQLSCKTTAHLPEDVKVEWRKSDKTVHVYQNGSDRPEEQDQVYRDRTEMKKDPLRTGDLSLTLKHPTERERDTFTCTVYKDGDILMRKKVELQIKDQEVEVKEGEESVQLPFKTTAHLSQDAEVVWRNNDKKVHVYQNGSDRPEEQNQVYRDRTEMKEDPLRTGDLSLTLKHLTVRDTGEYRCMVCSREGLLLRGKTLSLQVKERTQVANETVDIRNRSSSTDPTPLMADQSV; this is encoded by the exons atgtCTGCGGTGTTTGTGATCCTCCTGTGCG tttcccagcatgcctcgGGTGTAGAAGTGTATGAGGGGGCGGAGTCTGTCCTGCTGCCCTGTCAGGTGAATGTCTCGGTTTCTAAAGACTCCACCGTGGTGTGGAGCCGTGAAGAGCTCAAGGGCTCGTTTGTTCATGCATGTGACCAGAGAGGAGACGACCTCAAAGACCAGAACCAGGAGTACAGAGACCGGACGTCCATGAGGACGGACGCTCTGCAGACCGGAGACCTCAGCCTCACTCTGAGAAGACCCACCATCAGGGACAGCAGCACCTACACCTGCATCATCAGAGAGTTTGGACTAGAACTGAGCCGGGAAGAAGTACAGCTGATGGTCACAG AACCTCCTCCAGTCTGGCCCAAGGTTCTCCCAGGTGTCCTGATTCCCCTGgttctcctggttctcctggcTGCAGCTGGTGTCATGTATAAAAGGAGGAAGGACAGAGAAG CTGATGACGTCGTGGAGGTGGAGTCAGGGGCGGAGTCTGTCCAGCTGTCCTGTAAGACCACAGCTCACCTGCCTGAAGACGTGAAGGTGGAGTGGAGGAAGAGTGACAAGACGGTCCATGTGTATCAGAACGGTTCTGACAGACCTGAAGAACAGGACCAGGTTTacagagaccgaacagagatgaagaaagatcCACTGAGAACTGGAGACCTTAGTCTGACCCTGAAACaccccacagagagagagagagacaccttCACCTGCACTGTCTACAAGGACGGAGACATCCTGATGAGGAAAAAGGTGGAGCTCCAGATCAAAG accaagaggtggaggtgaaggaagggGAGGAGTCTGTCCAGCTGCCCTTCAAGACCACAGCTCACCTTTCCCAAGACGCTGAAGTGGTGTGGAGGAACAATGACAAGAAGGTCCATGTGTATCAGAACGGTTCTGACAGACCTGAAGAACAGAACCAGGTTTacagagaccgaacagagaTGAAGGAAGATCCACTGAGAACTGGAGACCTCAGTCTGACCCTGAAACACctcacagtcagagacacaggAGAATACAGATGTATGGTCTGCAGCAGGGAGGGACTGTTGCTGAGAGGGAAAACACTGAGTCTCCAGGTTaaag AGAGAACTCAGGTCGCAAATGAAACAGTCGACATCAGGAACAGAAGTAGCTCCACTGATCCAACTCCTCTGATGGCTGATCAATCAGTTTGA
- the hmgb2b gene encoding high mobility group protein B2b: MMRKDVNKPKGKTSAYAFFVQTCREEHRKKNPEQSVNFAEFSKKCSERWKALSPSDKKCFEDMAKADKVRYNREMRDYVPPKGFGKRGRKRKDPNAPKRPPSAFFVFCSEYRPSVKQQYPGLSIGDCAKKLGEMWSKLSQSEKQPYEEKAQKLREKYDRDMVAYRGGGTYARNPGSSAQGGEEEEDDEGEDEDEEEDDDE, from the exons ATGATGCGTAAAGACGTCAACAAACCGAAGGGGAAGACGTCGGCGTACGCCTTCTTCGTCCAGACGTGTCGAGAGGAGCACCGAAAGAAAAATCCTGAGCAGTCGGTCAACTTCGCGGAGTTCTCCAAGAAATGCTCTGAGAGATGGAAG GCTCTGTCTCCCAGTGATAAGAAGTGTTTCGAGGACATGGCCAAGGCCGACAAGGTGCGTTACAACAGGGAGATGAGAGACTACGTCCCACCAAAGGGCTTCGGAAAGAGGGGCCGCAAGAGGAAAGACCCCAACGCACCCAAAAGACCCCC gTCTGCGTTCTTCGTGTTCTGCAGCGAGTACCGTCCCAGTGTGAAGCAGCAGTATCCTGGTCTGTCTATAGGAGACTGTGCCAAGAAACTGGGAGAGATGTGGAGCAAACTGTCCCAGTCTGAAAAACAGCCGTACGAAGAGAAGGCCCAGAAGCTACGAGAGAAATACGAccgg GACATGGTGGCGTACCGCGGCGGCGGCACATATGCCAGGAACCCCGGCTCTTCAGctcagggaggagaggaagaggaggacgacgAGGGAGAGGacgaagatgaagaggaggacgaCGACGAGTAG